In Natrinema amylolyticum, the following are encoded in one genomic region:
- a CDS encoding ABC transporter substrate-binding protein codes for MDSTRHSDRSRRSFVATGIAAGSAALAGCISESGDDSENETDSYTVSMAPMGEVEFDGVPETAFVAFPQYADMAVALGHGDAVNTLFAPDMSGTTMNAFYERLEGVSFEWEGLQNPLTDGLSEEQLYALESDVHFLDPSYVVKTDDDWTASDVDEITETIGPWFGNFHSGVHSDPAPAYADSYEYYTLWELFEKVAAVFRERERYEALAALYEETRSHIESNLPPESERPTVARVTLGDGVFYAYHLNTPGFWQAETRPLGAHDALADVEWSGDWGEVDYETMLEADPDIILHLWGITPRYAVENVRERLENDAAGSELTAVRNDRVLASGMRYQGPIMNLFQLEMTAKQLYPEQFGEWPDYSSGDPYPEIPADEQLFDRQRVADIVTGQ; via the coding sequence ATGGACTCGACACGGCACTCAGATCGAAGTCGCCGATCGTTCGTCGCGACGGGGATCGCGGCCGGGAGCGCGGCGCTCGCCGGCTGTATCAGCGAGAGCGGCGATGACTCGGAGAACGAAACCGACTCGTACACCGTTTCGATGGCCCCGATGGGCGAGGTCGAGTTCGACGGCGTCCCCGAGACGGCGTTCGTCGCCTTCCCCCAGTACGCGGACATGGCAGTCGCGCTCGGCCACGGTGACGCGGTGAACACGCTCTTCGCTCCCGACATGTCCGGGACGACGATGAACGCGTTCTACGAGCGCCTCGAGGGTGTCTCTTTCGAGTGGGAGGGCTTACAGAACCCCCTCACAGACGGGCTCAGCGAGGAGCAGCTGTACGCCCTCGAAAGCGACGTTCACTTCCTCGATCCGTCGTACGTGGTAAAGACCGACGACGATTGGACCGCGTCCGACGTCGACGAAATTACCGAGACGATCGGCCCGTGGTTCGGGAACTTTCACAGCGGCGTCCACAGCGACCCGGCACCGGCCTACGCCGACAGCTACGAGTACTACACCCTCTGGGAACTCTTCGAGAAGGTGGCAGCCGTCTTTCGGGAACGCGAACGCTACGAGGCGCTCGCCGCCCTCTACGAGGAGACGCGGTCGCACATCGAGTCGAACCTCCCGCCCGAGAGCGAGCGACCGACCGTCGCCAGGGTCACGCTGGGAGACGGCGTGTTCTACGCCTATCACCTCAACACGCCCGGCTTCTGGCAGGCCGAAACGCGACCGCTCGGCGCTCACGACGCGCTCGCCGACGTCGAGTGGTCGGGTGACTGGGGCGAGGTCGACTACGAAACGATGCTCGAGGCTGACCCGGACATCATCCTTCACCTCTGGGGCATCACGCCGCGGTACGCCGTCGAGAACGTCCGCGAGCGGCTGGAAAACGACGCAGCCGGCAGCGAACTGACCGCGGTACGGAACGACCGAGTCCTCGCCAGCGGCATGCGGTATCAGGGACCGATCATGAACCTGTTCCAACTCGAGATGACGGCCAAACAGCTCTATCCCGAGCAGTTCGGCGAGTGGCCCGACTACTCGTCGGGCGATCCGTATCCGGAGATTCCGGCCGACGAGCAGCTGTTCGACCGCCAGCGCGTGGCCGACATTGTCACCGGACAGTAG